A genomic window from Actinomycetaceae bacterium MB13-C1-2 includes:
- a CDS encoding ABC transporter ATP-binding protein, with product MTAEGTATTAPDATGDSAFDSDDIIISIQNVSRRYGDLAALDDVSLSIRRGEWVSIVGPSGSGKSTLMNIIGCMDSPTEGIVLLEGDRLDKMGEPELAAVRRNKIGLVFQQFHLVQHLNAVENVELAQYYHSLPDENEALEALARVGMAERATHLPRELSGGEQQRVCVARALINHPDIILADEPTGNLDEANEKIVIDFFHTLNDAGTTLIVVTHDAEVAAQGDRQIILEHGRIAREIGGLEDSHTTKKRPESIRGDHSE from the coding sequence ATGACTGCTGAAGGAACAGCAACGACGGCCCCCGATGCTACGGGCGACTCCGCCTTCGACTCAGATGACATCATCATCTCGATCCAAAACGTTTCGCGTCGGTACGGTGACCTAGCAGCACTCGACGACGTGAGCCTGTCGATTAGGAGGGGCGAGTGGGTCTCCATCGTAGGCCCCTCCGGATCTGGGAAGTCGACACTGATGAACATCATCGGTTGCATGGACAGCCCAACCGAGGGGATAGTTCTGCTTGAAGGTGACCGCCTCGACAAGATGGGCGAACCTGAACTGGCAGCGGTGCGGCGCAACAAGATTGGCCTAGTCTTTCAGCAGTTTCACCTAGTGCAACATCTGAACGCCGTCGAAAACGTCGAATTAGCGCAGTATTACCACTCGCTACCCGATGAGAACGAGGCGCTTGAAGCCCTCGCCCGCGTCGGTATGGCCGAGCGCGCCACTCACCTGCCGCGCGAACTATCCGGTGGTGAGCAGCAACGCGTCTGCGTGGCGCGGGCGCTGATCAACCACCCCGACATCATCCTGGCGGATGAGCCGACGGGTAACTTGGACGAGGCAAATGAGAAAATAGTCATCGACTTCTTCCACACGCTAAACGATGCCGGAACCACACTGATCGTGGTTACCCACGACGCAGAGGTTGCAGCTCAGGGCGATCGGCAGATCATTCTGGAACACGGCAGAATCGCCCGAGAGATCGGCGGATTAGAGGATAGCCACACCACCAAGAAGCGTCCGGAAAGTATCAGAGGAGACCATAGTGAGTGA
- a CDS encoding FMN-binding protein, which produces MSDSRARRRGALQQNRVLRGGAGLVLAASALALGGCATGNYPGDPANTLPDGDYTGQSVPEADGSYGVVNFTVEGGQVTAADFLMFDEDGTPHDDNYGLGSGGVPADEAFYQRAQNAILAEQGYVSQFVEAGDQEQVETIAGASLSYRAFRSAVSDAVMNAGA; this is translated from the coding sequence GTGAGTGATTCACGCGCGCGTCGTCGCGGTGCTCTACAACAGAACCGAGTCCTTCGAGGTGGGGCGGGATTGGTGCTCGCCGCCTCGGCTCTTGCTCTCGGCGGTTGCGCTACAGGCAACTACCCCGGAGATCCTGCCAACACACTTCCTGACGGGGATTACACAGGACAGTCGGTCCCCGAAGCCGACGGCTCCTATGGGGTTGTGAACTTTACCGTCGAAGGTGGTCAGGTCACCGCGGCTGACTTCCTGATGTTTGACGAAGATGGCACGCCGCATGATGATAACTACGGCTTAGGATCCGGTGGAGTGCCTGCAGATGAGGCGTTCTATCAACGAGCCCAAAACGCCATTCTCGCTGAGCAAGGATACGTCAGCCAATTCGTTGAGGCCGGGGATCAGGAACAGGTGGAAACCATTGCCGGAGCTTCACTGTCGTATCGAGCCTTCCGAAGCGCGGTCTCGGATGCAGTCATGAATGCTGGCGCCTAG
- a CDS encoding FAD:protein FMN transferase → MSSPRSHSIAFPTMGTVATVSWSGSDASTFSADDLSVELQTRAGELESLMSRFIPDSEVSLLGPRWTEVSVDTATVLRAAADYTQITRGYFNPLLAHQMRHWEAVVHEPGTGSSSPFAPTAGASIEQDGPLFRLRDADPGSIDLGAIAKGYATDELRSLLVQMGFTDVLVSLGGSSIAIAGASTKVGITSPWHGWERIGSLTLDSGSMSISADPDTKIQSQARALSRAPNQQPSSATPDIDGVRLDEYSRPARQRSHVLNPHTREPAMTDLCEVIVCGENGMACEAFSTAYLAMGLDQAMILDVEHPEIATMFFTVDGRMLADPRLKITTVPGLADWLKTQY, encoded by the coding sequence ATGAGTTCCCCTCGTTCGCACTCTATTGCTTTCCCAACGATGGGGACAGTAGCAACCGTGTCGTGGTCGGGATCGGACGCTTCTACCTTTAGTGCTGATGATCTATCTGTGGAACTTCAAACCCGAGCCGGTGAGCTCGAGTCCCTGATGTCACGGTTCATTCCTGACTCCGAGGTGTCCCTGCTCGGCCCGAGGTGGACGGAGGTTTCAGTCGATACTGCAACGGTCCTAAGAGCCGCCGCCGACTATACCCAGATTACGCGCGGTTACTTCAACCCTTTGCTTGCGCACCAAATGCGCCATTGGGAAGCTGTTGTCCACGAGCCGGGCACTGGGAGTTCTAGTCCCTTTGCACCCACCGCTGGAGCCTCAATCGAGCAAGACGGTCCTCTGTTTCGACTGCGTGATGCGGACCCCGGTTCGATCGACCTCGGAGCAATCGCAAAGGGGTATGCGACGGACGAGTTGCGGAGCCTCCTCGTCCAAATGGGATTCACGGACGTACTGGTGTCGCTGGGCGGATCCTCTATCGCAATAGCTGGTGCGTCGACGAAAGTTGGGATAACGAGTCCGTGGCACGGATGGGAGCGAATCGGGAGCCTGACTCTGGATTCCGGTTCCATGTCGATATCAGCGGACCCAGACACAAAGATTCAGTCCCAAGCACGGGCCCTATCGCGCGCGCCGAACCAACAACCATCATCCGCAACACCAGACATCGACGGCGTCCGACTAGACGAATACTCCCGGCCAGCGAGACAGCGAAGTCACGTGCTCAATCCTCATACCCGCGAGCCTGCTATGACCGACCTTTGCGAGGTAATCGTCTGCGGCGAAAATGGGATGGCGTGCGAAGCTTTTTCGACCGCATATTTGGCCATGGGATTGGACCAGGCGATGATTCTGGATGTCGAGCATCCGGAGATCGCTACGATGTTCTTCACCGTGGATGGTCGGATGTTGGCAGACCCCCGCCTTAAGATCACTACTGTCCCGGGCTTGGCAGATTGGTTGAAGACCCAGTATTAA
- a CDS encoding DUF1648 domain-containing protein, with the protein MTDSKESSSSLDRSQWWILGFSGISLLILITAALISLTWIPSLPDPVAIHWGGDMLPNGFQSPGSFIALITGLMAVLIFFFAAIGFAAKSADAMVRLVVGTQLFLALMCATLLLTTLGIQRGSTGADEVLLPGWVLPVSILVPAGVAMAGALLVPKTRVPDAPTGPGPNIPRAALQDGGVPTWSGKTTMSEPLVWGMGALIIGLFIWIGAEANAWYWMLVGLPLVAVILLMSAFTIRIDAAGLHARALLGWPKVFVTAAQVRTAAAVEVRPLPEFGGWGYRISVDGATGIVLRKGPGIRVEYGKSQTLVLTVNGGMQEAEEAAATLNTAAAVHHDVGDVDEQPNGTA; encoded by the coding sequence ATGACTGACAGTAAAGAGTCTTCGTCATCGCTTGACAGGTCGCAGTGGTGGATACTCGGTTTCTCCGGGATTTCGCTTTTGATCCTAATTACTGCTGCGCTTATATCGCTCACCTGGATTCCGTCGCTACCAGACCCGGTTGCTATTCATTGGGGCGGCGACATGTTGCCAAATGGATTTCAGTCTCCCGGGTCTTTCATAGCCCTAATAACCGGATTGATGGCAGTTCTTATCTTTTTCTTTGCCGCTATCGGTTTCGCCGCGAAGTCTGCAGATGCAATGGTGCGCCTGGTCGTGGGAACCCAGTTGTTCCTCGCCCTAATGTGTGCAACTCTTTTGTTGACAACCCTCGGGATCCAACGGGGATCTACCGGTGCGGATGAGGTATTACTCCCTGGCTGGGTGCTACCGGTATCTATCCTCGTTCCCGCTGGCGTAGCAATGGCTGGAGCGCTGCTGGTTCCAAAAACCCGGGTTCCGGATGCTCCGACCGGTCCAGGCCCGAACATACCTCGCGCCGCACTGCAGGACGGTGGTGTCCCGACTTGGAGCGGCAAGACAACCATGTCAGAGCCCTTGGTCTGGGGAATGGGGGCCCTGATTATTGGGCTGTTTATCTGGATTGGTGCTGAGGCAAACGCCTGGTACTGGATGCTAGTCGGCCTGCCGTTGGTGGCCGTGATTCTACTGATGAGTGCCTTCACTATCCGTATTGACGCGGCAGGTTTGCATGCTAGGGCGCTACTGGGGTGGCCGAAGGTCTTCGTAACGGCTGCGCAGGTACGAACAGCGGCGGCGGTCGAAGTGAGGCCGTTGCCAGAGTTCGGAGGTTGGGGCTACCGGATATCGGTTGACGGGGCAACCGGCATTGTCTTGCGGAAAGGCCCGGGAATCCGCGTTGAATATGGGAAATCGCAAACCCTGGTGCTTACCGTCAACGGCGGCATGCAGGAAGCTGAGGAGGCAGCGGCAACACTCAACACGGCTGCGGCTGTACATCACGACGTGGGCGATGTAGACGAACAACCAAACGGTACTGCGTAA
- the tatC gene encoding twin-arginine translocase subunit TatC translates to MNKRREDNPEAVMTLSGHLSELRRRLVYALVGIGIGAVGGWFLYEPIMAFIQEPLRNFDAAELQLNFQTIGAAFDLKLRIALWAGVIIASPWWIYQLGAFIAPGLKKRERIYVLAFGLVGVLLFAAGASSGVWMAPRAVEILQSFSPEGSLNLLQASDYVSFYLHLVMWFGVSFLLPEILVALNFAGVLSSKKMLNGWRWAVVIAFGFAAIANPLPSPWPMIVQAFVLIGLYLIAVLVSWLRERNIHKRDEGRVKG, encoded by the coding sequence GTGAACAAGCGACGGGAAGATAACCCCGAGGCCGTCATGACACTTTCGGGGCACTTGTCAGAGCTGCGACGAAGACTGGTTTATGCGCTCGTCGGGATTGGGATCGGCGCAGTCGGTGGTTGGTTCTTGTATGAACCGATCATGGCGTTCATCCAGGAACCCCTAAGGAACTTTGATGCGGCGGAACTGCAACTCAACTTTCAGACAATCGGCGCCGCGTTTGATCTTAAGCTTCGCATCGCGCTGTGGGCGGGAGTCATAATTGCTAGCCCCTGGTGGATTTACCAGTTGGGAGCGTTCATTGCTCCGGGCCTAAAGAAGCGGGAGCGGATCTACGTTCTGGCATTTGGGCTGGTCGGGGTTCTACTATTTGCCGCTGGCGCCAGTTCGGGGGTGTGGATGGCACCGCGGGCAGTGGAAATCCTTCAGTCATTCTCACCGGAGGGGTCTCTTAACCTTCTCCAGGCCAGTGACTACGTGAGCTTCTATCTGCATCTTGTCATGTGGTTCGGAGTTTCGTTTCTGTTGCCAGAGATCCTGGTCGCTTTGAACTTCGCTGGGGTACTGAGCTCGAAGAAAATGCTAAACGGCTGGCGTTGGGCCGTGGTCATAGCCTTTGGCTTCGCGGCAATTGCCAACCCTCTGCCGAGTCCCTGGCCAATGATTGTGCAGGCATTCGTTTTGATTGGCCTGTATCTGATAGCAGTCCTTGTCTCATGGTTGCGTGAACGAAACATCCATAAGAGAGATGAGGGCAGAGTTAAGGGATGA
- a CDS encoding twin-arginine translocase TatA/TatE family subunit: protein MKPSHILVFVLVLVIIFGASKLPDVAKYLGQSAKVLKKEIRELQDEDESKSSGTSDRSDGSSTLPGTTGPSATPDPVPRQAPAVRHSSEQPTPSVTPAEGRPGANEEGSSPAPAPDAVSESATGLSRSDSLESHSRNDDAETDASDGELTAS, encoded by the coding sequence ATGAAGCCCTCGCACATCCTCGTATTCGTCCTGGTCCTGGTGATTATTTTCGGTGCCTCCAAGTTGCCCGACGTTGCGAAGTACTTGGGCCAGTCCGCCAAGGTTCTTAAGAAGGAAATTCGCGAGCTTCAGGACGAGGACGAATCTAAGTCGAGCGGAACCTCCGACCGGTCAGATGGATCGAGTACGCTACCCGGCACCACGGGTCCCAGTGCCACCCCGGATCCAGTGCCACGGCAAGCGCCGGCAGTTCGGCATTCGTCAGAACAGCCGACGCCTTCCGTGACACCCGCGGAGGGAAGACCAGGAGCAAACGAGGAGGGTTCTTCGCCAGCCCCTGCTCCTGATGCCGTATCTGAGTCCGCTACCGGATTGTCCAGATCTGATTCATTAGAGTCGCACAGCAGAAATGATGACGCGGAGACCGACGCCTCCGATGGGGAACTCACCGCGTCGTGA
- a CDS encoding YbhB/YbcL family Raf kinase inhibitor-like protein → MNLDRPIAPDPYEMLPQVPGFELCSTAFEDGESVPDLYAGCGGDVSPALEWSGFPAATKSFMINCFDPDAPTPAGFWHWTAVDVPVGITRFAEGAGESDATLPGGFHVAGDGGDYSYYGPYPPEGDRPHRYYFAVHALDVESLGLNAEATPTTVAFNALFHTLARAVVHGTYRR, encoded by the coding sequence ATGAATCTTGATCGTCCGATTGCCCCGGATCCATACGAGATGCTGCCCCAGGTGCCAGGATTCGAGCTGTGCTCTACAGCGTTCGAGGATGGCGAATCTGTGCCCGACCTCTACGCCGGGTGTGGAGGAGACGTCTCGCCAGCACTTGAATGGAGCGGATTTCCCGCGGCAACCAAGAGCTTCATGATCAACTGTTTCGATCCTGATGCCCCGACACCCGCAGGTTTTTGGCACTGGACGGCAGTTGATGTGCCGGTGGGGATCACCAGGTTTGCGGAGGGCGCGGGAGAGTCTGACGCGACGCTACCGGGTGGATTTCATGTGGCCGGGGATGGAGGAGACTACTCGTATTACGGACCATACCCTCCGGAGGGCGACCGTCCGCACAGGTATTATTTCGCGGTGCACGCGTTGGATGTGGAGTCCTTGGGACTCAACGCCGAGGCGACACCGACGACAGTCGCTTTCAACGCGTTGTTTCATACGCTGGCCCGGGCGGTAGTTCACGGAACATATCGGCGCTAA
- a CDS encoding NAD(P)H-hydrate epimerase: MSPSSCQPVVVPAYTAAQIRTAEGPYLEAGVPLMLRAATALAKVISETVKSPEVPDDLRILFLVGSGNNGGDALFAASQLAQGGAHVLAMPVGAKLHKHGLLEAQASGVRFVHPEELAELALDEFPMDVIVDGILGTGTSSNSALRGTGREVIQSILEHLDSTVTTVIAVDIPSGLHPVTGNSDEVVLPADVTVTFGCLKQGVATEEAKPFVGEIILVDIDIGAELEKLEPVGKGEIARILDATATNFPKPLLTFLESGTVPVTFTEN; the protein is encoded by the coding sequence ATGAGTCCTTCGAGTTGTCAACCTGTTGTCGTTCCTGCCTACACTGCCGCGCAGATTCGGACGGCTGAGGGCCCCTATCTTGAAGCCGGCGTCCCCCTAATGTTGCGGGCCGCGACGGCTCTAGCAAAGGTAATCTCCGAAACAGTGAAGTCGCCGGAAGTCCCAGATGATCTGCGGATACTGTTCCTAGTCGGCTCCGGCAACAACGGCGGCGACGCCCTGTTCGCAGCGTCTCAGTTGGCACAAGGAGGCGCGCACGTGCTCGCGATGCCGGTTGGCGCCAAGTTGCACAAACATGGTTTGTTAGAGGCCCAGGCCTCCGGCGTTCGATTCGTTCACCCTGAGGAACTTGCCGAACTTGCCCTTGACGAGTTTCCCATGGACGTGATCGTGGACGGGATACTCGGGACGGGAACCTCTTCCAACTCGGCGTTGCGCGGAACGGGGCGTGAGGTAATTCAGAGCATTCTTGAGCATCTTGATTCGACCGTGACGACGGTGATCGCGGTGGACATCCCGAGTGGCCTTCATCCGGTGACGGGGAATTCGGACGAGGTAGTCCTCCCGGCGGACGTGACCGTCACCTTCGGATGCCTAAAGCAGGGAGTGGCGACGGAGGAGGCGAAGCCCTTCGTCGGCGAGATCATCCTGGTCGACATCGACATCGGTGCCGAACTGGAGAAACTGGAGCCGGTGGGTAAGGGCGAGATTGCCCGAATCCTCGACGCCACGGCCACCAACTTCCCGAAGCCTCTGCTCACGTTCCTGGAATCAGGAACCGTCCCGGTCACGTTCACAGAGAACTAA
- a CDS encoding macro domain-containing protein, giving the protein MPTVAAVLGDLTKQNVDAIVNAASTAMRGGGGVDGAIHRAAGPGLLEECIERFPNGLATGDAGWTTGHDLPARYVIHTPGPNHRAGQRNPELLKSSYKRCLEVADDLGVQTIAFPLISAGVFGWPLDDAIKIAVETLSVTPTKVEQINLVALNEDNYSRIQDHLAGF; this is encoded by the coding sequence ATGCCTACTGTCGCTGCGGTTCTTGGGGACCTGACCAAGCAGAATGTTGACGCAATCGTGAATGCTGCCAGCACCGCGATGCGTGGAGGTGGCGGGGTTGACGGCGCGATTCACCGTGCCGCGGGACCCGGGTTGTTGGAGGAGTGCATTGAGCGATTTCCGAACGGGCTTGCCACAGGTGATGCAGGCTGGACGACTGGGCATGATCTTCCTGCCAGGTACGTTATCCACACACCAGGGCCGAATCACCGGGCAGGGCAGAGGAATCCGGAACTACTGAAGTCCTCATACAAACGCTGTTTGGAAGTGGCGGACGATCTCGGTGTCCAAACTATTGCGTTTCCGTTGATCAGTGCTGGCGTATTCGGATGGCCGCTGGATGACGCGATCAAGATCGCGGTCGAAACCCTCAGTGTCACACCAACCAAGGTGGAGCAGATCAACCTGGTGGCACTGAACGAGGACAATTACAGCCGAATCCAAGACCACCTCGCGGGCTTCTAA
- a CDS encoding PrsW family glutamic-type intramembrane protease, translating to MNKHSKPPQGRAGGPLLLAAGSIAIAMILAYIVGAFLPVTSAKESPQVTWWMTVLTVVAFFVAYPGCVAALAWWTRRVQVDGPPNLKKAIWVGIGSGLFALVISYVLEEQTHFLPGWLGGVQGGNVVTGFIEEGTKLLIPVLLMGTVVFRNVLTGFWTVFTSAATFGLVEGALSFIGGIYDPNPPTPGYSGGWVEAVNALNITGEAHHILYTAPAAALIWYAAARLSRGRAWAVGIGAFLVAGVLHAVNDGVLAQYLSGANAIYVVFGYGVLMLLTWYCLSVRKLTPPEITAQSEAR from the coding sequence ATGAATAAGCACTCTAAGCCACCTCAAGGACGCGCAGGTGGACCACTGCTTCTCGCCGCCGGGTCCATTGCAATTGCGATGATCCTCGCCTACATTGTCGGGGCGTTCCTCCCCGTTACTTCGGCGAAGGAGTCTCCCCAGGTGACATGGTGGATGACGGTACTAACGGTAGTCGCGTTCTTCGTTGCCTACCCAGGGTGCGTGGCGGCGCTCGCGTGGTGGACGAGGCGAGTCCAGGTCGACGGGCCACCCAACCTTAAGAAGGCGATCTGGGTCGGCATCGGCTCCGGCCTTTTTGCTCTGGTAATCAGCTATGTTCTTGAGGAGCAAACCCACTTCCTGCCAGGCTGGCTTGGTGGAGTTCAGGGCGGCAACGTAGTAACCGGGTTTATCGAAGAAGGAACGAAACTTCTGATACCTGTTCTGCTCATGGGTACTGTCGTTTTCCGCAACGTGCTCACCGGTTTCTGGACCGTGTTTACCTCCGCTGCGACTTTTGGCTTGGTCGAGGGTGCGCTGTCTTTTATCGGTGGTATCTACGACCCCAATCCCCCAACTCCCGGGTACTCGGGTGGTTGGGTAGAGGCGGTTAATGCCCTCAACATAACGGGCGAGGCCCATCACATCCTCTACACTGCTCCCGCCGCGGCATTGATTTGGTATGCAGCAGCTCGGCTTTCTCGCGGGAGGGCTTGGGCTGTCGGCATCGGGGCCTTTTTGGTTGCTGGCGTTCTTCATGCGGTCAATGACGGAGTCCTTGCTCAGTACCTATCTGGCGCAAATGCCATCTATGTTGTGTTTGGGTACGGCGTTCTTATGCTCCTAACCTGGTACTGCTTGTCGGTGCGAAAGCTGACACCGCCGGAGATAACTGCGCAATCCGAGGCCCGCTAA
- a CDS encoding LacI family DNA-binding transcriptional regulator, whose translation MGARVTLAQVAERSGYSPTAVSFVLSGREGTRISEKAAKKIRETADEMGYSPDPRARALRTGKSEAIGFISNDVIVTRYASAMVVGAVDRAEQADRVMLISESGGSRNQSQAIEALLERRVDGLLVGLMGTRLVEVPDAALSVPTIVVNGIAKGFPGIVPDERAAGYEAARYLIDAGHTRIGLIGRPDLDGDDAGLEILRRRFEGIDRAMNDAGLSFVAEYGTREWEPAAGLMGAKQVIENHDVSALLCANDRLSFGAYQAAAQLGLSIPTDLSVMSFDDEQLAGYLTPGLTTMRLPYEEMGRFGTDWVLRQADAGVPHGKRNGEEFLVPMPLVERGSVARPGDRSSSF comes from the coding sequence ATGGGCGCACGGGTCACGTTGGCTCAGGTCGCGGAACGATCAGGATACTCACCGACGGCCGTGTCGTTTGTCCTGTCGGGCCGAGAGGGTACCCGAATCTCGGAGAAGGCCGCGAAGAAGATTCGCGAGACGGCTGACGAGATGGGGTATTCGCCTGATCCGCGGGCGCGAGCGCTACGGACGGGCAAGAGTGAAGCTATCGGGTTCATATCTAACGACGTGATTGTCACGCGCTATGCCTCCGCAATGGTGGTTGGGGCAGTGGACAGGGCTGAACAGGCTGATCGAGTGATGCTGATCAGCGAGTCTGGAGGCTCGCGCAATCAGAGTCAGGCTATCGAGGCACTTTTGGAGCGCCGAGTTGATGGGCTTCTTGTCGGACTGATGGGAACCCGGCTGGTCGAGGTGCCAGACGCCGCGCTCTCGGTTCCGACCATTGTTGTGAATGGCATTGCGAAGGGATTTCCAGGCATCGTGCCGGACGAGCGTGCCGCGGGATACGAAGCTGCCAGGTACCTAATCGATGCCGGCCATACGCGAATTGGTCTTATCGGCAGACCTGATCTGGACGGTGACGATGCTGGTTTGGAGATTCTTCGTCGCCGATTCGAAGGGATCGATCGCGCCATGAATGATGCCGGCCTGAGTTTTGTCGCCGAGTATGGCACGCGTGAATGGGAACCGGCAGCCGGTCTGATGGGTGCCAAGCAAGTGATCGAGAACCATGATGTCTCGGCGCTGTTGTGCGCTAACGACAGGCTTTCCTTTGGCGCTTACCAGGCTGCTGCTCAGTTGGGCCTCAGTATTCCAACGGATCTGTCGGTTATGTCTTTCGACGACGAGCAACTCGCTGGTTATCTGACGCCAGGCTTGACCACGATGCGACTGCCATATGAAGAAATGGGCAGGTTTGGCACTGACTGGGTTTTGAGACAGGCCGATGCGGGTGTGCCCCACGGGAAGCGAAATGGGGAAGAGTTTCTCGTTCCGATGCCCTTGGTTGAACGCGGATCAGTTGCCCGACCAGGTGATCGATCCTCCAGTTTCTAG
- a CDS encoding glycoside hydrolase family 32 protein gives MRALQSALDADGLIRKMESDLENLIAEAESGVAELSKRRDDRWHPTFHIAPVAGWMNDPNGLSFFNGRYQVYFQHHPLSGTPGLMYWGHVSSPDLITWFHEPIALAPSMEEDRDGVFSGSAVVDANNVLHAYYTGHRWRNGIDGKDDSLEVQMMATSHDGVRFEDKQVIISPPTDMPHFRDPKVWKMGDIWYMILGASSDKNRGEVWLYTSTNMTDWEFHSVLFRDPDPNVFMLECPDLFPLGDKWVLVYGPMGKTPTGYQSRNGHNAGYVVGNWAPGKTFSPLTPYHPVDWGHNFYAPQTFESPDGRRIMFGWMGSFTYVAPYPSEDGWNGQLTLPRELRLNEDMTLTSSPIGEVNQLRVATHDFGALIVPENTSIVLVEDAGPVEIEVVIDSTRSTSERIGLLVHKTPDGSHVFVGYDDLSGRVFLDRRLTGNGDRGCRSAPCSRGEQLELRIFVDNGSVEVYANGGQSVLSSMSFPTSGPRSIEISSESGEIAIDSLKIHRVGTIWEPTN, from the coding sequence GTGCGCGCGTTGCAGTCAGCACTTGACGCTGACGGCCTCATAAGAAAGATGGAGTCTGATTTGGAAAACCTAATCGCCGAGGCCGAATCCGGTGTCGCAGAGCTGTCGAAGCGGCGAGACGATCGCTGGCATCCAACCTTCCATATCGCACCTGTTGCTGGCTGGATGAACGATCCAAATGGCCTATCCTTCTTCAACGGTCGCTACCAGGTCTACTTCCAACACCATCCTCTAAGCGGCACGCCCGGACTTATGTATTGGGGACACGTTTCTTCACCCGACCTGATCACCTGGTTCCACGAGCCCATTGCCCTCGCCCCGTCAATGGAAGAGGACAGAGACGGAGTCTTCTCTGGGTCCGCCGTTGTCGATGCCAATAACGTGCTCCACGCCTACTACACGGGACACAGGTGGCGAAACGGCATCGACGGAAAAGATGACAGCCTGGAAGTACAGATGATGGCCACCTCTCATGACGGCGTGAGGTTCGAGGACAAGCAGGTCATCATCTCTCCCCCGACTGACATGCCCCACTTTCGCGACCCTAAGGTCTGGAAAATGGGTGATATCTGGTACATGATCCTAGGAGCTTCCTCTGACAAGAACCGTGGTGAAGTCTGGCTCTACACTTCAACAAACATGACCGACTGGGAATTCCATTCGGTACTATTTCGAGACCCAGACCCGAACGTGTTCATGCTCGAATGCCCTGATCTTTTCCCGTTGGGCGACAAATGGGTTCTGGTGTACGGCCCCATGGGCAAAACTCCCACTGGTTACCAGTCCCGGAATGGCCACAATGCTGGTTACGTGGTAGGGAACTGGGCTCCGGGAAAGACGTTCTCTCCTCTCACGCCCTATCACCCTGTCGACTGGGGTCATAATTTTTACGCACCTCAGACCTTTGAGTCTCCAGACGGTCGCCGCATCATGTTTGGCTGGATGGGTTCGTTCACATACGTCGCGCCATACCCCAGCGAAGATGGATGGAACGGACAGCTAACTCTTCCTCGAGAGCTTCGACTGAATGAAGATATGACTCTGACTTCATCACCGATTGGCGAAGTCAATCAACTTCGTGTGGCAACCCACGACTTCGGCGCGTTAATTGTTCCCGAAAACACCTCGATTGTTCTTGTTGAGGATGCAGGGCCGGTGGAGATCGAAGTAGTCATAGACTCGACGCGTTCAACATCGGAAAGAATTGGGTTGCTCGTTCACAAGACTCCCGACGGATCCCACGTCTTCGTCGGGTACGACGACCTCTCCGGCCGCGTCTTCCTCGATAGGCGACTCACGGGCAACGGAGACCGCGGATGCCGCTCAGCGCCCTGCAGTCGAGGAGAACAACTAGAACTCAGGATCTTCGTGGATAACGGGTCCGTTGAGGTTTACGCGAACGGCGGTCAGAGCGTCCTCTCATCAATGAGCTTCCCAACCTCCGGCCCTCGGTCAATCGAGATTTCGAGCGAATCGGGTGAGATAGCGATCGACTCCTTGAAGATCCATCGGGTTGGCACTATCTGGGAGCCTACGAATTAA